The following nucleotide sequence is from Melioribacteraceae bacterium.
AGATTTGTTTTCCCTGAGCAGAAAGACAAAAAGCTCCGCAAACTTTTGGTAGGAAAACTTGATGAATTAAAAATTGGCGAAGCAAAAGAAGTTAGTTATGGTACTCAAGATTTATTTCTTGTAAGAACCAACGATGGCTTCAAAGTATTTTCCGCGATATGTACACACCTCGGCTGTAAAATTAAATGGGAAGGACATCGTGATAGATTTTATTGCGCATGTCATCAAGGCGTATTCAGTCCTGCCGGCGAAGTGGTAAGCGGACCCCCACCCAGAGCATTAGATGAATTTAAAGTAGAAGTAGATGGTAATCTAGTTTATATGTGGATGGAAGAAACTAGTAGAGGATTATCATGATGAAAAATTTCAAAAGCTGGCTTTTAGAACGAATACCGATTGATACCGAAAAGACTTCTGAAGTAGTTAAAGAAATTTTTAGTGAACCGATTCCAAGCCACATGAAATATTGGTACTATGCACTTGGCGCCACTCCTTTGATTCTTTTTTTTATACAAGTAGTAACCGGAATTCTTCTAACGTTTTATTATATACCGTCTCCTGAGATGGCTTATGAAAGTGTTCGATACATTACGGAAGAAGTTAGAATGGGATTTTATGTTAGAGGATTGCATAGATGGGGTTCTAACTTAATGGTAATAGCCATTTTTCTTCATATGGTTAGAGTCTTTTTCACACGCGGTTATCGTAATCCAAGGGAGATTAATTGGGTAATCGGTGTGTTAATTTTTTTAGCAACCCTTACACTTTGCTTTACCGGTTACTCGCTTGTATATAATCAGCTTTCTTATTGGGCCGCTACAGTCGGCACTAATATGATTAAAGAAATTCCGTTTATCGGCGTGCCTATTCTTGAGTTAATACGAGGCGGGTCTGATGTAACTGCTAATACACTAACTCGTTTCTTTAATCTTCACATTGTATTTGCCCCGATAATTCTATTCATATTACTTATGGTGCATATTGTTATGGTCCGTCTTCATGGCGTATCCAAACTTGAAGGAAGAGAAGAAGAGGAAAAAACTTATCCATTCTATCCAGAACATTTTTATCATACACTGATAGTGGGTTTATTTATTTTGGTAGTAATAAGTTCACTTGCCGTAATACTGCCTCCCGGGTTAGGTGAACCTGCAAACCCCGCAGTAACTCCAAACCATATTAAACCCGAATGGTATTTCTACGGTGTTTATTCTTTACTAAAATTTTTACCTGTCAAATTTGGCATTTATCTAATAGCAGTGTTCATAATTGTCGGGACATTCTGGCCATTTATAGATGAGTTCCTACGAAAGAAACTGCCAAATGTAAAAGTGCATTACTTCTTCGGAAGTTTATTTGCTGTACTGTTTATATTCTTCACACTATATGAAATGTTAGTTTATTAATTATAAAAGTAATTAACGGAGAGTTCTTCCATGGCTGAAAAAGATTCATTGCAAACACAGAAAATGATAGTGGGGATTTTTAGTATTCTCCTTGTAGTAATTCTTATTATAGTCGCCGGTGTTGAAATGAAACATTCGGTAAGTGCTGAGCCGATTATTGAAATAAGTGGTGTTAACAAAAGATGTGTTGATTGTCATACCAGCAAAGGTGTTGCGGTTAAAGCTATTGAACATTGGAAACAAAGTGTTCATGCCGAACAGAATATAAGCTGTATTGATTGTCACACTGCACAAGAAGGCGAGTTTGATGCATTTTATTGTCCCGAAAGTGATCTTCTTGTGGCAAAACATCCAACACCAAAAGATTGTGCCGAATGTCACGAAACAGAAGTTGCTGAGTTCACAAATAGTAAACATGCTCATCAATTTTGGTTAATAAGCAACGGTGATAGAGCTGTATTTGAATTCCCAATGGCAACAAAACATGGTTGTGAACAATGCCATAATATAGGTAATATGTGGCCGGACGGCAGTGTTGGCGAATGCGATGCTTGTCATGCAAAACATACATTTAGTAAAGCAGTTGCCCGCCAGCCTGAAACATGTGGCGAATGTCATGTTGGCCCGGATCACCCGCACATAGAAATTTATCTTGAATCTAAACACGGTAATATTTTTAGAGCTACCGAGAAAAATATGGATCTTTCATTTACATCGAATGATCATGATGAGATTCCAATCGATGTTCCGGTATGTACTACATGTCATATGGATTCGGATGGAAATCAACCAATGACTCACAACGTTAGTGCTCGTTTAGCTTGGGAATCTCAAGCTCCATGGAGTTACAGAACAGTTTGGGATGATGAAAATCTTGGTGATTGGCAAATGAAACGAGGTAGAATGGAATCAGTATGTAAGAAATGTCACTCATCGGATTTTGTCGAAGTCTATTTGCTTACTGCAGATTTAGTAAATCTACAATACAATGAAATGAGAAGAGAATTTGTTAGATGGAATAAAAAACTTACTGCTAATGGAATAGTTGATAGACTTGAATTGAACGATAAGTTTTATTCAGATCCCGTTCTTAATGGCTGGGACGAAGTTCCAGAAGACATGCTTTATAAAGCTTGGCATCATGAAGGCAGAAGATTTAGACATGGTGCAGAAATGATGGGGGCGGATTATACTCAATGGCATGGCGTATGGGAAATGCAAGAAGCTATGGTTGAAATGTTAACTTGGGCAGCAGAAAAAGGTGATCCGGAAGCAAAAAGATGGGTTGAATCAAATCATCCAGAAAAGTTCATTCCGTTTGCACTTTATGATATTCCCGGTAATGCCTGGGGTATAAATTCACATTCAAATACTACACCAGTTGTATATAATAATAATCCTGACTATTGGGAACGTATCTATCAAAATGTTGAGACAGCTTATCAAGCCGGATTACTATCCGATAAACAGTGGCAGCTTTGGGTAAAACGATATAATGATAAAGAGCATTATCAAGGTACAAAGTATAAAGAAGCAAATGATAGTTTGTATCAGTTTTATCTTGATAGAAACAAAAAAGATACTGAAGCATTCACAAAGCAAGCAGTTGAGTTAAAATTAAAGGGAGAACCGTTCTGGAAATACTAGGCTAGAACACGTCTTCCTGTTTGTGGGATAAGCAAGGCTCTCCAGTTCCTGCCGGGGAGCCTTATATTTTGAATGGCAAAATAAAAAATAAAATTCGTTTATTAACAAATTGAGTTTACTGCCATGAACAGAAATCAACAAATTATCTTTGTAATAATCTTTGCAATACTTTGGGGTGTAAGTGAAATTTTTATCGGCGACTTCATTTCAGTTTACTCGTTACCGGTAAGAGGAATAGTGTTAACATCCTTTTCTGTATTTTTTATTGTGTTAACAAGAGGAGAAGCTAATTTCTTCGGATCATTACTTTTTCTTGTATTCATAGCCGCTATCCTAAAAGCTGCTTATTTCGGAACGATACTTCATTCGGCATTAATTGCAGTTGTCGTGCAAGGTATATTGGCTGAAATTATTTTCTCATCTATAAAAGACTTTAAAAAAGCTTCCATTACAACGGGCATTGTTTTATTGCTTTATACTTTTCTACATGGTATAGTAGCTCATGGATTTGTCTGGGGCACACATATCTTTATCACATATAAGAATATGCTGCGAGGAGTATTTTTGCTCGATCCAATTTCTCAACTACCACTAGAATTTATTCTGATAGTTTTTGGAATACTTAATCTTTTGATCGGACTTCTTGTTGGCTATTTCAGCTTTTACATTTCGGGAAAGTTGAAAAAATTGCTGAATTTGTACTTTTAAGAAAACTTTTAGAATAGGGATTAGATTAAGATTATTTAAATCTGAAGACCATCTTACAAATCAGAATTTATTATCTCATTATAGACTTTTGTATATTGCACTTGGAATAAATTTTGCATTAATTGTAATTTATAATAAGACCTTGCAGTATAAATAAGGAGTTTGTATGCCCGATTCAAAATTTCTTGATAAAAGAAACCTTGTCGATATACTTGATAGTTTAGAAGTTGGTGTTGTATATGTTGATCATGAAAACAGATTTGCTTTTGTAAACAATGCGGGCGAAGAAATACGAGGAATATGTAGTGAGGAAAGACTTGGGACTTCAATTTTGCAATGTCATACTGAAAGAATACATGGGAAAGTTCTAGATGATCTAAAAGCGTTTCACTCAGGTGAATACGCCACAAGACATAAGATGATAAAATCTAAGGGAAGATACTTTGATAATAATTACAGTGTTGTGAAAGATGATGAAGGAAATTTTAAGGGAGTTGTTTTAGTAAGCCAGGATGTAACAGAAAAAGTAGAACTAGAAAAACAACTTAAGAAAGCAAATGAAGAATTAGAGAAAAAAATTAAAGAGCGTACAATTGAAATCAAGATGGCATACGAAAAATTGAAGATGGCACAACGTCAATTAATGCAATCAGAAAAGATGGCGGCAATCGGACAATTTGTTTCCGGCGTTGCGCATGAAATTAATAATCCGCTTGATGGAATTCAGAATTGTATCAGAATGGTATTGGGTGATTTGGATAATAAAGATCAGGCAGAAGAATATCTTCCGCTTGCAATGGAGGGACTTTTTAAAATAGAAGTTCTAGTAAGAAGACTTCTCGATTATGCAAAACCACATTCTGATGAAAAAGTAAAAGTAAATATTCACGATGTAATAGACGATGCAATTGAGTTGACAAAATTTAAGCTGAAGAAAAAAGGTGTGGCGATTCAAAAAAGATATAATCACAAACCACTCTTTATTTATGGTGAAACTCATTATCTGAGTCAAGTATTTGTGAACTTAATTCTTAATTCTTTTGATGCTATTGAGCATGATGGTTCCATAACTATAGAAACCTATTTAGAAAATAATAAAGACGTAAAAATTGTTGTAAAAGATACCGGAGTTGGGGTTTCCGAAGAAGACCAAGCAAAAGTTTTTAATCCCTTCTTTACAACTAAACAAAAAAATAACGGAACAGGTTTGGGTCTTTATCTTGCCTATAACGTAATTAGTGAACATGCCGGTAAAATTGAGTTTAACAGTAAACTTGATGAAGGTTCGGAAATAACAATAATGCTGCCATTTTTTAATGAAGAAAATGTGATCGTAAAACAAGAAGCAGAAAGTCTTGAAATGGAGAAGTGATGAACATTGTAGTTGTTGATGATGAAAAAACAAAACGAATAACGATGACCGATGCTCTGCGTAAAGCCGGGTATGATGTAGAATCCTTTGCATCATCAATCTTAGCGTTAAGTTATATTGAAAAAAATAACGTTGATGTAGTCGTGACTGATATACGAATGCCTGAAATGGATGGCTTTGAAGTATTGGATAAAGTAAAATCAATTAATAGAAATATAGCCGTGATTATGATAACCGCATTCGGAACAATTGAATCGGCTGTAGATGCAATGAAAAAAGGTGCTTACGATTACATAACAAAACCTTTCTCTTCAGAACAATTACTTCTGCTCATCCAGAAATATGAAAAAGTAAAATCCTTACTCGATGAAAACATATCTTTAAGAAAACGGTTAGAAGAAAGATATTCTTTTCACAACCTCGTTGGCAAATCAAAACCCATGATTGAATTGTTCGATCAAATTGAGATGATAAGTGCAAGCGAGATGTCGGTTTTAATAGAAGGTGAAAGCGGAACCGGAAAAGAAATTGTAGCAAATGCAATTCATTATAACAGCCCAAGAAAAGAGAAACCATTTGTAAAATTAAGCTGTGCCGCATTAAATGATTCGCTTCTGGAAAGTGAATTGTTTGGTCATGTTAAAGGTGCTTTTACCGGTGCGTACAAAGAAAAGCAAGGACGTTTTGAATTAGCAAACGGCGGTTCACTTTTTCTTGATGACGTTGATGATATTCCTATGAGTTCTCAAGTAAAACTATTGCGTGTTTTACAAGAAAAAGAATTTGAAAAAGTCGGCAGTTCAAAACCAATTAAAGTAGATGTTAGAGTAATATGTGCCACCAAAGTTGATCTTTGGGAACAAGTAAAAAAGAATCAATTTAGAGAAGACTTGTATTACCGTCTTAGAGTAATACCGATGAGAATTCCATCATTAAGAGAAAGAAAAGAAGACATTCCTTTGTTGGTTGATCACTTTGTTAAAAAATCAGGTAGAAGTGATCTTAGATTTACACCTGAAGCAATTGAATTGATTTCTTGTTTCGATTGGCCCGGAAATATTCGCCAGCTTGAAAATGCAATTTATAGATTAACCGCTCTTACAAAAGAAAAGGTAATAACCAAATCAATAATTCCGGAAGATCTGATTTGCGGACAAAAAAGATCTAATGGGATGTCCTTTAATTTCAACGACTCCGTTGATCTAACCCAAATAGTTGATAATATCGAAATTGAAGCTATAAATTGGGCACTTGAAAAGGCTGAACGCAATCAGACGAAAGCTGCCGAATTTTTGAGACTCAAACGCACAACTCTTCGTGACAAAATGAAAAAATACGATATAATTTAGCTCTGACGAACTTTTGTCTGTTGACGTTTTTTCGCCCTCTATAAAAGGCTAAAGGTATCGTAAAATCGATAGAATTAACTAAAAACTAGATATTTGACTCGAATTTAGATGGCATTATAATTGTCTCTTTTGCTCACTTAATTAACCACATTATAAATAAGGAGAGTATAGATGAAAAGAGTACTTACACTAACTTTAGTTCTTTTCGCATTAACGATACTTAATTTATCAGCACAGGATGAAAAGAAAGTAGAATTCAAACTTAATGGCGTTTACACAGCATGGGGCCAATTTCAAAATGATTTTAGATTAGGCGCTGTTCCTTACGAAGATCACTACATTGTACAAATGCTACGATTAAACTTAGCCGCAAACTATGGTCCCGATATTAAAGCTGTTACAAGATTAGATTTAGGACAAGGATGGTGGGGAGTTGATAATGAACCACCAACTTATCGTGGTGCAAGTGGTCTTTTTGATGGTAAAGACACTCACTACATGCTTCATGTTGATCAAGCTTACTTATGGTTTAATTTAGATCCACTTAGCACTGCATTCTCAGTTGGTCGTTTTAACTGGTCGGCAGGTAACAAATTAGTACTTGATAACAATTATGACGGTATCACCGGTGATATTTCGATAGGCGAAAGCAAATTGAAACTTGGCTGGGCAAAAATTTATGAAGGCGTAAACGGAATTTCGGATGTAAAACCTGATGGTGCATTACCTTATGGTAACAACGATCCGAGAGATGCGAATTTATTTTTAGCATCTTACACAACAAAATTCAGCACTACAAATCTTGAAATATTTGGTATGTATTATAATGATGCCGGTACTGCAGATTCAACAACATATACAATCGACGGCTTAAATTATAACAGACCAAGATTTACTCCTCAAGTTACCTCATTGGGAATTATTGGTGTTTCCGGTTCTTCAAAACTAGATAAACTCAGCTTAGTGTATGAAGCTAACTACTTATTCGGTAAAGATGATATTGCTAACACAACACACAAAGGATTCCTAAATACTTCAAATGGCAGTGGTGTTGATCCGCTTAAATATGACATCAACAATGGTGATTTAGCAGGTTATAACTTCTATCTAAAAATGAATTACGCCGTATCCGATGCGGTAACAATTGGGTTGGTTGGCGGAATGGGTTCCGGTGATGATGATCCTACATCCGGAAAAGGAAACGTAAATAAACTTAGAACAGCCGGTTTCTTCAACCTAACCGAAGTATGGGAAGATTCAATTATGCCTGATGAAGAAGGAATTACTCCTCAAGGTTTAGGTGCTCCAAACATTAGAGCATATAGAGAATTAGAAAACACAACAGCAATACAAGTAAATGCATTGTTCAAAATTACTGCTAAATGGAATTTCTACACTTCATTTACATATCTAAAAGCTACTCAACCAATTTATGCATGGACTGCTGCCGGACCTGATTTAACAAAGAGTGCTGACGACATAGGTATGGAAATCGATTTCAAAACAGATTATAAATTATTAGACAAACTTACATTGTCCTTTATGGGCGGTTATTTTATTCCCGGAACAGGTGCACAATACTTAATTAACGGTAACGATAAATTTGATAAAGCTGCATACGAATTGAAAACAACAATAACATTTGTATTCTAATAAAAAAGGAATGTAAAGATGAAAAAAGTCTATTTAGTAGTTCTCTTCATACTTGCTTTGGGGATTGTTTCCCTTGGCTTTATGGACAATCAACAATCGGAAAAACATGCTGATGTTGATTGGACTGTCGGATGCCAAGAATGTCACGCAGAAACAACACCTGATATTTTT
It contains:
- a CDS encoding sigma-54 dependent transcriptional regulator, giving the protein MNIVVVDDEKTKRITMTDALRKAGYDVESFASSILALSYIEKNNVDVVVTDIRMPEMDGFEVLDKVKSINRNIAVIMITAFGTIESAVDAMKKGAYDYITKPFSSEQLLLLIQKYEKVKSLLDENISLRKRLEERYSFHNLVGKSKPMIELFDQIEMISASEMSVLIEGESGTGKEIVANAIHYNSPRKEKPFVKLSCAALNDSLLESELFGHVKGAFTGAYKEKQGRFELANGGSLFLDDVDDIPMSSQVKLLRVLQEKEFEKVGSSKPIKVDVRVICATKVDLWEQVKKNQFREDLYYRLRVIPMRIPSLRERKEDIPLLVDHFVKKSGRSDLRFTPEAIELISCFDWPGNIRQLENAIYRLTALTKEKVITKSIIPEDLICGQKRSNGMSFNFNDSVDLTQIVDNIEIEAINWALEKAERNQTKAAEFLRLKRTTLRDKMKKYDII
- a CDS encoding ATP-binding protein — its product is MPDSKFLDKRNLVDILDSLEVGVVYVDHENRFAFVNNAGEEIRGICSEERLGTSILQCHTERIHGKVLDDLKAFHSGEYATRHKMIKSKGRYFDNNYSVVKDDEGNFKGVVLVSQDVTEKVELEKQLKKANEELEKKIKERTIEIKMAYEKLKMAQRQLMQSEKMAAIGQFVSGVAHEINNPLDGIQNCIRMVLGDLDNKDQAEEYLPLAMEGLFKIEVLVRRLLDYAKPHSDEKVKVNIHDVIDDAIELTKFKLKKKGVAIQKRYNHKPLFIYGETHYLSQVFVNLILNSFDAIEHDGSITIETYLENNKDVKIVVKDTGVGVSEEDQAKVFNPFFTTKQKNNGTGLGLYLAYNVISEHAGKIEFNSKLDEGSEITIMLPFFNEENVIVKQEAESLEMEK
- a CDS encoding cytochrome bc complex cytochrome b subunit — its product is MKNFKSWLLERIPIDTEKTSEVVKEIFSEPIPSHMKYWYYALGATPLILFFIQVVTGILLTFYYIPSPEMAYESVRYITEEVRMGFYVRGLHRWGSNLMVIAIFLHMVRVFFTRGYRNPREINWVIGVLIFLATLTLCFTGYSLVYNQLSYWAATVGTNMIKEIPFIGVPILELIRGGSDVTANTLTRFFNLHIVFAPIILFILLMVHIVMVRLHGVSKLEGREEEEKTYPFYPEHFYHTLIVGLFILVVISSLAVILPPGLGEPANPAVTPNHIKPEWYFYGVYSLLKFLPVKFGIYLIAVFIIVGTFWPFIDEFLRKKLPNVKVHYFFGSLFAVLFIFFTLYEMLVY
- a CDS encoding multiheme c-type cytochrome; this encodes MAEKDSLQTQKMIVGIFSILLVVILIIVAGVEMKHSVSAEPIIEISGVNKRCVDCHTSKGVAVKAIEHWKQSVHAEQNISCIDCHTAQEGEFDAFYCPESDLLVAKHPTPKDCAECHETEVAEFTNSKHAHQFWLISNGDRAVFEFPMATKHGCEQCHNIGNMWPDGSVGECDACHAKHTFSKAVARQPETCGECHVGPDHPHIEIYLESKHGNIFRATEKNMDLSFTSNDHDEIPIDVPVCTTCHMDSDGNQPMTHNVSARLAWESQAPWSYRTVWDDENLGDWQMKRGRMESVCKKCHSSDFVEVYLLTADLVNLQYNEMRREFVRWNKKLTANGIVDRLELNDKFYSDPVLNGWDEVPEDMLYKAWHHEGRRFRHGAEMMGADYTQWHGVWEMQEAMVEMLTWAAEKGDPEAKRWVESNHPEKFIPFALYDIPGNAWGINSHSNTTPVVYNNNPDYWERIYQNVETAYQAGLLSDKQWQLWVKRYNDKEHYQGTKYKEANDSLYQFYLDRNKKDTEAFTKQAVELKLKGEPFWKY
- a CDS encoding Rieske (2Fe-2S) protein; this encodes MDNDDKKKSRRDFLTKSLFGGGLVASFGVLLVNGFRFVFPEQKDKKLRKLLVGKLDELKIGEAKEVSYGTQDLFLVRTNDGFKVFSAICTHLGCKIKWEGHRDRFYCACHQGVFSPAGEVVSGPPPRALDEFKVEVDGNLVYMWMEETSRGLS